The following are from one region of the Candidatus Shapirobacteria bacterium genome:
- a CDS encoding four helix bundle protein — protein MGRILDFYDLNSWKESHALVISVYKILDKFPRVEKYGVCDQLRRAASSISANIAEGFGRYHFNDKIKFYFQARGSLKEVQNFILLAKDLK, from the coding sequence ATGGGGAGAATATTGGATTTTTATGATTTAAATTCATGGAAGGAATCACACGCCTTGGTGATTTCTGTTTATAAAATATTGGATAAGTTCCCTCGAGTTGAGAAATATGGAGTTTGTGATCAGCTAAGGAGGGCTGCGAGCTCAATTAGTGCTAATATAGCAGAGGGATTTGGTAGATATCATTTTAATGATAAAATTAAATTCTATTTTCAAGCAAGAGGATCGCTAAAGGAAGTTCAAAATTTTATTTTGTTAGCAAAAGATCTAAAATAG
- the frr gene encoding ribosome recycling factor, protein MINIPNVKARMDKIVGIFVDDISSIRTGRATPGLIENVVVTVYGGQKMRLIELGSIGVPDVRTLTFQPWDGTLVKEIANGIAAANIGMNPAVDGQIIRMGLPMLTTEQREDYIKILGRKLEAARVMIRDARADFRKELQSAKQEKTVSEDEFKVDEAELQKVTDQYIEKLEMVASKKEGEIRG, encoded by the coding sequence ATGATAAATATCCCAAACGTAAAAGCGAGAATGGATAAGATTGTAGGAATTTTTGTTGATGATATTTCATCGATTCGGACCGGCAGGGCAACGCCGGGGTTGATAGAGAATGTGGTGGTAACTGTGTATGGCGGACAAAAAATGAGACTGATTGAGCTTGGATCGATTGGAGTGCCCGACGTAAGAACATTGACTTTTCAACCGTGGGATGGGACTTTGGTAAAGGAAATTGCCAATGGGATTGCGGCGGCCAATATTGGCATGAACCCGGCAGTTGACGGGCAAATAATCCGGATGGGCTTGCCGATGCTAACAACAGAACAAAGAGAGGATTATATAAAAATCTTGGGGAGGAAACTTGAAGCGGCGAGAGTGATGATCCGGGATGCCCGGGCAGATTTCCGGAAAGAATTACAGTCGGCAAAGCAAGAAAAAACAGTTTCCGAGGATGAATTTAAGGTAGATGAGGCAGAGTTGCAAAAGGTGACTGACCAATATATTGAGAAATTGGAAATGGTGGCCAGTAAGAAGGAAGGGGAGATAAGGGGATAA
- the tsf gene encoding translation elongation factor Ts, with amino-acid sequence METKKLIELVKKLREELGLGMMEIKAALEEAEGNESKAREILKEKGFQKAEKKADRETHQGRVATYTHATGKIGVMVELLCETDFVAKNEEYMALAKDLCLQVAAMNPKDAKALLKQDFIKDPSKTVSDLIKALVAKFGENIKLGRIGRFEI; translated from the coding sequence ATGGAGACTAAAAAATTAATTGAGCTAGTTAAAAAATTGAGGGAAGAATTGGGATTAGGAATGATGGAAATTAAGGCGGCTCTGGAAGAGGCCGAGGGCAACGAGTCGAAGGCAAGAGAAATATTGAAAGAAAAAGGATTTCAAAAGGCGGAGAAAAAGGCCGATAGGGAAACTCATCAGGGCAGGGTGGCCACTTATACTCATGCAACCGGTAAAATCGGGGTAATGGTGGAACTATTGTGTGAGACTGATTTTGTGGCAAAAAATGAAGAATATATGGCCCTGGCAAAGGATTTGTGTTTGCAGGTGGCGGCGATGAATCCCAAAGATGCAAAGGCTTTGCTAAAACAGGATTTTATTAAGGATCCGTCCAAAACCGTATCGGATCTGATAAAAGCACTGGTGGCAAAATTTGGGGAGAATATAAAACTTGGAAGAATTGGTAGATTTGAGATATAG
- the rpsB gene encoding 30S ribosomal protein S2 gives MEEKKKTIVKTVNRTGKSLVKKALVVKAKKQTAVTADKIKKINEDLRAKKDALSKKQELQAVVLAEKVAADAKADKKYTLTIGLKDLLDAGCHLGHKISKTHPKARESIYAAKDGIQVIDLVKTLDGLEAACNYIYNAKRNGKQIVLVGTKRQAREVVRRVATEAGVPYVTDRWLGGTITNWDQIRKDIKKLVDLKDGLEKGKFTESTKKEILEMKKEVIRLEKIVGGLVKLDKLFDMVFAVDAGFEKTTIKEATMRGVKTLAMVDTDSNPFKVDFAIPTNDDNVKSITIIVEEIGKAIKAAGVK, from the coding sequence ATGGAAGAAAAGAAAAAGACGATCGTAAAAACCGTAAACCGAACCGGTAAAAGTTTGGTAAAAAAAGCGTTAGTAGTAAAAGCCAAGAAACAGACGGCGGTAACGGCAGATAAGATTAAAAAGATTAATGAAGATCTCAGAGCAAAAAAAGATGCTTTGTCCAAGAAACAGGAATTGCAGGCAGTGGTTTTGGCAGAAAAAGTAGCTGCAGATGCCAAGGCTGACAAAAAATATACTCTGACAATCGGGCTAAAAGATTTACTGGATGCCGGATGTCATTTGGGTCACAAAATTTCTAAAACTCATCCAAAGGCGAGAGAGTCGATTTATGCGGCCAAAGACGGAATTCAGGTGATTGATTTGGTTAAAACTCTAGACGGACTGGAAGCGGCGTGTAATTACATATACAACGCTAAAAGGAACGGTAAACAGATAGTATTGGTTGGAACCAAGCGCCAGGCCCGTGAAGTGGTCCGGAGAGTGGCGACTGAAGCCGGCGTACCTTATGTAACAGACAGATGGTTGGGAGGGACAATTACTAATTGGGATCAGATCCGAAAAGATATAAAAAAACTAGTTGATCTTAAAGACGGGTTGGAGAAGGGGAAATTTACCGAAAGCACTAAAAAAGAAATCCTTGAGATGAAAAAAGAGGTGATTAGATTGGAAAAGATAGTGGGGGGACTGGTTAAACTCGATAAATTATTTGATATGGTCTTTGCGGTTGATGCCGGGTTTGAAAAAACGACCATTAAAGAAGCGACGATGAGGGGGGTAAAGACTCTGGCGATGGTAGATACAGATAGTAATCCTTTTAAGGTGGACTTTGCCATTCCGACCAACGATGATAATGTTAAAAGCATCACGATAATTGTTGAAGAAATCGGGAAGGCGATAAAAGCGGCGGGGGTGAAATGA